Proteins from a genomic interval of Kaistia defluvii:
- a CDS encoding class I SAM-dependent methyltransferase, translating to MPEFFEDVARKWKSFASKRRSSNRIDENAVRNTYARWAPVYDRVFGYVFESGRRAAVAFVNELPAGRILECGVGTGISLPHYSTGHRITGIDLSPEMLEIARERVTAGKLDHVEALEVADAGDLQMADASFDTSVAMFVLTVVPDPRAVMGELARVTKPGGAVVLVSHFPEQKGWRGWLGERLAPLSAALGWHMDFDISRILGRSDLRLVDRRRVGPIGFFTLLVFERA from the coding sequence ATGCCGGAATTCTTTGAAGACGTCGCCCGCAAGTGGAAGTCCTTTGCGAGCAAACGCCGTTCTTCCAACCGGATCGACGAGAACGCCGTTCGCAATACCTACGCCCGCTGGGCGCCGGTCTACGACCGGGTATTCGGCTATGTCTTCGAATCGGGCCGGCGCGCCGCCGTCGCCTTCGTCAACGAATTGCCGGCCGGTCGCATTCTCGAATGCGGCGTCGGCACCGGCATCTCGCTGCCGCATTACAGCACCGGCCATCGCATCACCGGCATCGACCTGTCGCCGGAAATGCTGGAGATTGCGCGCGAGCGCGTCACGGCGGGCAAGCTCGACCATGTCGAGGCGCTGGAAGTCGCCGATGCCGGCGACCTGCAGATGGCGGACGCCAGCTTCGACACGTCCGTCGCCATGTTCGTGCTGACCGTGGTGCCGGATCCGCGCGCCGTGATGGGCGAACTCGCCCGCGTCACCAAGCCTGGCGGCGCCGTCGTGCTGGTCAGTCATTTCCCGGAGCAGAAGGGCTGGCGCGGCTGGCTCGGCGAGCGTCTGGCGCCGCTTTCCGCAGCGCTCGGCTGGCACATGGATTTCGACATCAGCCGCATCCTGGGCCGCTCCGATCTGCGCCTGGTCGACCGCCGGCGGGTGGGTCCGATCGGGTTTTTCACACTGCTTGTGTTTGAACGGGCCTGA
- the mnmA gene encoding tRNA 2-thiouridine(34) synthase MnmA has protein sequence MLNSLDLPGRPEDTRIVVAMSGGVDSSVVAGLLKREGYDVVGMTLQLYDHGEATHRKGACCAGQDIHDARRVSERLDIPHYVLDYEERFRKSVIDRFAESYIAGETPIPCVSCNQTVKFSDLLTTARELGAAALATGHYVQSRLQPNGHRGMFRPADLDRDQSYFLFATTPEQLDFIRFPLGHLTKPETRAIARELGLEIADKHDSQDICFVPNGKYSDVIERLKPGAAEGGEVVHIDGRVLGRHEGIIHYTVGQRRGLGIASADPLYVIHLDARRGRVIVGPREALAARRLVLRNVNWLGDAPLEAIGADGMEIYARVRSTRAPQRAQIVQKDGETQVSLIDGETGVAPGQACVFYAGQGEGARVLGGGWISRAERDAEAEQALRRLIVTDTVAAA, from the coding sequence ATGCTCAACAGTCTCGATCTTCCCGGCCGCCCCGAGGACACGCGCATCGTCGTGGCCATGTCGGGCGGGGTCGATTCGTCGGTTGTCGCGGGATTGCTGAAACGCGAGGGCTATGACGTCGTCGGCATGACGCTGCAGCTCTACGATCATGGCGAGGCGACGCACCGCAAGGGCGCCTGCTGCGCCGGGCAGGACATCCACGACGCCCGCCGCGTCTCGGAGAGGCTCGATATCCCGCACTACGTGCTCGACTATGAGGAGCGCTTCCGCAAGTCGGTCATCGACCGCTTCGCCGAGAGCTACATCGCTGGCGAGACGCCGATCCCCTGTGTCTCCTGCAACCAGACCGTCAAGTTCTCCGACCTGCTGACCACGGCGCGCGAGCTGGGCGCGGCGGCGCTCGCCACCGGCCATTATGTCCAGAGCCGGCTGCAGCCGAACGGCCATCGCGGCATGTTCCGCCCCGCCGACCTCGACCGCGACCAGAGCTATTTCCTGTTCGCGACGACGCCCGAGCAGCTCGATTTCATCCGCTTCCCGCTCGGCCATCTGACCAAGCCGGAGACGCGCGCCATCGCCCGCGAGCTCGGCCTGGAGATCGCCGACAAGCATGACAGCCAGGACATCTGCTTCGTGCCGAACGGAAAGTATTCCGACGTCATCGAGCGGCTGAAGCCGGGCGCGGCCGAGGGCGGCGAGGTGGTGCATATCGATGGCCGCGTGCTTGGCCGGCACGAGGGCATCATCCATTACACGGTCGGCCAGCGGCGCGGGCTCGGCATCGCCTCGGCCGATCCGCTCTATGTCATCCATCTCGACGCGCGGCGCGGCCGGGTCATCGTCGGCCCGCGCGAGGCGCTCGCCGCCCGCCGGCTGGTGCTGCGCAACGTCAACTGGCTGGGCGATGCGCCGCTGGAGGCGATCGGCGCCGACGGGATGGAGATCTATGCCCGCGTCCGCTCGACGCGCGCGCCGCAGCGGGCGCAGATCGTGCAGAAGGATGGCGAGACCCAGGTCTCGCTGATCGACGGCGAGACAGGTGTCGCGCCGGGCCAGGCCTGCGTATTCTACGCGGGCCAGGGAGAGGGGGCTCGCGTCCTCGGCGGCGGCTGGATCAGCCGGGCCGAACGCGACGCCGAGGCGGAGCAGGCGCTTCGCCGCCTGATCGTGACGGATACCGTCGCCGCAGCATGA
- the sciP gene encoding CtrA inhibitor SciP, with product MTDQMRPRVKYVIGPDGSPLTIADLPPRDTKRWVIRRKAEVVAAVRGGLLSLEEACQRYTLTVEEFISWQQSIDQHGLAGLRTTRIQQYRQ from the coding sequence ATGACCGATCAAATGCGTCCGCGCGTCAAATATGTTATCGGACCGGACGGTAGTCCGCTTACGATTGCCGATTTGCCGCCGCGGGACACGAAACGTTGGGTTATCCGCCGTAAGGCAGAAGTTGTCGCGGCGGTGCGGGGGGGCCTGCTCAGCCTTGAAGAGGCGTGTCAGCGTTATACGTTGACCGTCGAGGAATTCATCTCCTGGCAGCAATCGATCGACCAGCACGGCCTTGCCGGGCTGCGGACGACGCGGATTCAGCAATATCGCCAGTAG